ATCTATTGTTTGTACTGTCCCAAAAAAGCTCTGTATTATTTTCTACTAATCCACTAGCCCCATCAGAGAAAAAGATAGAACCTGCAGTACCCATAGGTATACTGGTCGCAGGATCTTGCCAAGTAGCAGCGCCTGCGCCATCTGTTGTTAAGATCTGGCCAACTGTACCGTCTACATTGGTAATTGTATTTGCACCAATAGTTGCTGTACCTGTTGTGGATAATGTTCCTGTAGTAGAAACATTATCGGTAAATACTGGGTTAATTTTTGAACCGTCTATTGCAGCTCCTGCATTTACATCAGCATCAACAATAGAATTGTCTTCAATTTTACTAGTTCCAATACTGTTATCGATTACCTGTAATCCATTTGTAGCATCAATTTCAATAGTTGTATTGTCAACTAAAACATTCAAAGCATTTGTCGTAGCATCATTCTCTAGACCAGCTCCAGCAACATCTGCATTTAAATTAGTAGCGGTGATCACGTTGTCTTCAATTTCAAGAAAACCAGTGTTTGTTAATGTAGCATCACCAGTAATGGTATTTGGTTGTGCAATACCTGAGCCATCACCAATAAAAATAGTTGCATCTGCTAAAGCATTAGAACCTGTAATTTGAGTATCTACATATATTTTAGTTGCCGCATCTTGATCTAAAGTTGGGTCAGCAACATCAGTAAGTTTAAAAGTTCCTACAGAAAGGTCAGCCGTTGGAACAGCAAAACCTGTTAAAGATATTCCTGCTTTATTTAGTTTTTCATCTGTTACATTCGCGTCTAGAATTTTAACTGTCGTGATTGCATCATCTTCAATTTCAAGAAAACCAGTGTTTGTTAATGTAGCATCACCAGTAATGGTATTTGGTTGTGCAATACCTGAGCCATCACCAATAAAAATATTGGCATCTGTTAAAGCATTAGAACCTGTAATTTGAGTATCTACATAAATTTTAGTAGCAGCATCTTGGTCTAAGGTTGGGTCAGCTACATCAGTAAGTTTAAAAGATCCTATAGAAAGGTCAGCCGTTGGAACAGCAAAACCTGTTAAAGATATTCCTGCTTTATTTAGTTTTTCATCTGTTACATTCGCGTCTAGAATTTTAACTGTCGTGATTGCATCATCTTCAATTTCAAGAAAACCAGTGTTTGTTAATGTAGCATCACCAGTAATGGTATTTGCTTGTGCAGTACCTGTTGCGTCTCCAATAAAAATAGTAGCATCTGCTAAAGCATTAGAACCTGTAATTTGAGTATCTACATATATTTTAGTTGCCGCATCTTGATCTAAAGTTGGGTCAGCAACATCAGTAAGTTTAAAAGTTCCTACAGAAAGGTCTGCTGTTGGAACAGCAAAACCTGTTAAAGATATTCCTGCTTTATCCAGTTTATCATCTGTTACGTTAGCGTCTAGAATTTTATCTGTGGAAACTGCATTGTCCGCTAATTCATTTTCTGTAATGCCATCGGCAGAGACAGCTAAGGTTAAAGGGTCTACATTGCTTCCTGCGCCACTAAGTGTTAGTGTAGGGTTTGTAACACCAGTAACTTCATTTCCTATAATACCATCTACTTCAGTAATTGCTAGAGTAGATTGGTCTGCAAGTACCCAATCCGTTCCATCATATCTTAATATTTCACCAGCTGTTGTGCCATCGGCTAACTTAGAAGGCGTAATCGTTCTATCTAAAAGATCTGCATCTGCAATAGTGCCATCTAAAATATCTTCAGATTGTACCGTTTCATTTAAAATTTTTGCACTGTTAATTCCATCATCAGCCACTTGTACTCCGTTTACAGCATCAACTTGAAGTGTCGTGCCATCAACATTGACCTCTAAATCCATAGCGACTAAAGCAGCATCAAGAGCAGTACCAGTAATAGATCCGTTTGTAGAAGTAACATCTTCTCCTAAGTTGGCGGCTATAGTAGCAGCATCTTGCCATTCAGGATCTCCAGTAGCACTAGTTCCTAAAATTTTATTTTCATCACCTGCAGTAGTTCCTATCTTTTCTGTAGTTACAGCATCATCTACTATTTCTGCAGTGTTTACGGCGTCATCTGCAAGTTTTGCATTCGTAATAGCATCATCTGCTACGTCTACTTCAGCAATAGTACCATCTAAAATATCTTCTGAAAGTATCGTTTCATTTAAAATTTTATCGGTAGTTACAGCATCCGGACCAAGCTTAACATTGGTTATCCCTGCGTCTGCAACTCTTATCTGTGTATCTTTTAAGGTAGCGCCATCGCCATTGGTCACAATTATAGAGTTATCAGTACCTGTGCCTGCCACTAATTCATTGGAAAGTAATTTTCCGCTAACATTATCCACATTTAAAGGTGCCCACTCAACGAAAGAACTTGCGTTAGTTTGTAAGATGGTATTGGGTAAGCCAGCCGCCATTTTTCCAGGTTGTATGGCTCCATTCTGAATTTTAGCATTGCTTACGGCATTGTCTGCTAATTTATTTTGGGTAACCGCTCCGTCTACTAATTTTGTAGTACCCATAGTTCCATCTTGAATGTTGGAAGCATTTAATAAACCTACTTCAAAATTATAATTGGTATCTGTAGTTTTGGTGATGCTAATAGATTCAAAATTACCAGGGTTCTCTAAGGCTTCACTCGTAAAGCTAAGGTTCTCCCCAAAAGCTTCACAAATATTAATCCATTGGAGTCCGTCATAATAATGCAAACATTGCTCTTCGGTATTATAGACCATAGCACCTTCTAACGGAAGAATGGCATTCATTTGAGCCGTATTTACACGGTTAATTACAAAAGCTTTGTCAATGCTTTCTAATTCTAATAATGATGCTGGATTTATGGTTTGTGGGTTGTTTCCTATTTTAACTTGGGCATTAAGAAATCCTGCTCCAAGTAATAGAAATGCTATAATTACAACTGCTTTGAAATTAAATTTGTGCATAAGTGTAAGAACTTATTAGGGGTTATTTTTGATAAAATTACAATTATATAAAGATTTCACCCCTTTTTTAGGATGAAATGCAATTGCTCTAGTTTAACTGATTGAAAGTTAAGGTTTAGCTCTGTAAATTAACACTATTTTTACTTTCTTATTGTGGCTAGAAGTGTAGGTTTATTCCCTCATACGGGACTTTATTTTGCTCGAAAATTCTTGCTTCAAATGCCCCTTTTAACGTACTAATATCATTTTCAATATATATAAAACTACCTTCTCGTAAGCCTACTACTGGCGTTGTATTAAAACAATGAAATTCTTTAATTCTGGTTTCCCTTGTTTCTCCATTATGGTTACTTTTTGGGTCTGGATCTAGGTAATGTGCATTGATATTAAAATTAACCAAACCTAGAGTATTAAAACTAGGAGGGTAAACAATGGGCATGTCATTGGTAGTTTGCATATTTATGCCCGCAATATTACTTCCTGCACTCGTTCCAAAATAGGGAGTGCCTTTCGTAACTTTATCTTTTAAAGGGATCATTGCCGCAAGTTCATGTAGCTGTTTTACCAATAAAAAAGTGTTGCCGCCACCTGTGAAAAAAGCTTCCGCATTTTGGATTCCTGTTCTGGCATCTTCAAAAGTGTGTAAGCCGATAACCTCTTTGCCTATTTTCGCAAATGCCTTAGCGACAAGAGCAGTATACGCGTCATGAGAAATTCCGCTTGGTCTAGCATAAGGAATAAAAGTGATGGTTTTTACGTCTTTAAAAAAGACTTCCAGTGTTTCTAATAGATAGGCTAAATATGCTTCTCCGTGTAATGTAGAGGTGCTGGCAAGTAGTAATTTTTTCAATTTGTAGTAATTTTTGAGCTGCTAAATTAACAAAAGTTTAATGGTGCATTATTTTTTTTTGAGAGTAACTTGCATTTTCTTTATGCTTAACTTTAACTTGTGATAATACAGTACCTTATAATAGGTATACACAAGTGTAGGTATGAACACTACTTGTTTCTTAGATAAAACTAACCTTATGAAAAAAATTATACTATTGGTACTTTTAGGTACATTCTCAATTGCGCAAAGTTTTGCTCAAGATGAAGAACGTACCTACTTACGCGGTAAAGTTATGTACCGCAATAGCAATGTTCAGAATGAAAATGTAATTAATGTAAATACGGAATTAGGAGTCATAACCAATACCAGTGGGGAGTTTGCCATTAATGTTAAGGTTGGCGATGAATTGGTTTTTACGGCATTAAATTATCAAATGAAACGCGTTATTATTACGCCAGAAATTTTAGCGAATAACAGACTTGTTGTTGAAGTTAATGAAAAAGTTACAGAATTAGATGAGGTAGTGGTAGGGCCAGAAAACCAAGAAGCTTTTTTGATTGTAAAAAATGAAGAGTTTAAAAAATACGAATATGGTATTGATGAAACTTCTAGAGTAGAAAATATAGCCATGTCTGACCAAGAACGTGGTATGCAAAACGGAATCAATTTTGTAAACATTTTTAAAGCCATTAAAAAAGGAATTAAAAATGAAGATGGCACAGCAGCAGAACCGGCACCTAGATTAAAAGTTAGTGATGTGCTTCGTCAAGTTTACGATGATCAATTTTTTGTCTCAGATTTACAATTGCCACAAGATAAAATTACTCAGTTTTTATACTATTGCGATACACGTTTACCAGAACAATCGCTCCTAAAAAAAACCAATGAGTTTGAATTGATTGATTTTCTAGTGAATGCAAGTAAAGATTTTCGTGCGCAATTAGATGATAAAAACTAGTCTTTATATAACGTGTTTTTTTATATGTGCTGCCAACGTGCAGGCACAAAAAACGGTTTATAAAGAACTAGAAGGTAGGGTATCTAGTGCAGATGGGGATGTTGCTGCTACGCATGTCTTAAATATTAGTGCTCAAAAAGCAGCGATTACAGATATTGATGGTTTTTTTACCATTACGGCAGGTTTAAATGATACGTTAGTGTTTTCTGCGGTACAGTTTCAACGAAAAGAAATTGTAGTGACCAAAGAGATTCTAGCTAGCAAATTGCTATATATAACCTTAGATCCTGCGCTAAATGCTTTGAATGAAGTGGTGGTAATGCCCTTTAATTTAAGTGGCGAATTGGGTAGGGATATGAATAGGATGGAAATTGACCCGCCCTTGACGGCTGCAAGTTTAGGATTACCCAATGCTTTTGTGAAGAAAATGTCACAGGCAGAACGTAAAGCTTTTTCTGCGGGAGCAGGCGGACCGTTACTATCCGCATTAAATGCCATAACGGGCGAAACAAAAAGACTGCGTTTAATTCAAGAACGAGAAGCAAAATATACACGAACTGAGTTTATACGTAAAGCATATCATGATTCTCTCTATGTGAAGGAATTGAAAATACCAGTAGACAGAATTAATGACTTTATGTATCTCTGTGAAATAGATTCCTCTTTTACTGCACTTGATAAGAAAGATAACTTACGTATTTGGGAGTTTATGCTACAGAAGAGTGTTGCTTACCGAAAAAATTACGAATTAGAATTGCCATAGTTTTTAAAATCAATTAATATTAATATTTTATTCCTTGCTTTTGATTAGACCTTTAAAACATTTTTTTGTTTTTTTACTGCTCGCTGTTAGCTTTTCTAGCCAAGCGCAAAGTCATTTTTCTAAAGAAATAGAAGGGAAAGTTTCTAGTGCAGATGGCGATGTGGCAGCCACGCATGTACTGAATGTTTCTACAAAGAAAGCGGCCATTACAGATATTGATGGTTTTTTTAGAATCTTGGCAAGTTTGCAGGATACTTTGGTTTTTTCTGCTATTCAATACCAACGAAAAGAGATTGTAGTAACCGCAGAGATTCTTACGAGTAAGACCATTTACATTACCTTAAACCCTGCTTTGAACGAATTAAAAGAGGTGGTGGTGATGCCTTATAATTTAACAGGCAATCTAACTACAGATATGAAAAGTGAGCCTGTAGTCGTAGCGGCTACTTTAGGCTTGCCTAATGCGTATGTTGTAAAGAAAACCCAAAGCGAACGTAAACTAAATGAAGCCACTACGGGTGGTGGTTTGGTACCTATAAACCCCATAATTAATGCGATAACGGGCAGAACCAAAATGCTTAAAGATCGTGTGAAGCGTGATGAGAAATACGCTAGAACAGAACGGGTGAGAGCTTTTTATATGGATACCTTGTATGTAACAGAATTAAAAATTCCTGCGTTAAAGATTGATGATTTTTTATACTTCTGTGAAGTAGATGATTCTTTTTCGAGTGTCGTGGATACCCACGATAAAATTAGAATATGGGAATTTCTTAGGAAGAAAAGTAAAGTGTACCGGGAAAATAATAATATCGAAGCCCCGTAATTTAATCGTATTTAGCTGTGATGAAATTTGCTAATGAACATCTTGTTGTAGTGCTGTTGTTTCTAGCAATAGGAGTAGGAGCACAAGAACATCAAGTGGCTTTAGAGGGGAATGTACAGGTGGTAAATTCAGAATTAGCAGGGATTCATGTGCAAAATGTTTCTACCCAAAAAGCAACCATTACAGATGGGTATGGGTTTTTTTCCATTGTAGTGAGTTTAAAGGATACTTTGCTATTTTCATCCGTGCAATTAAAAAAGAAAGAGCTTGTAATTACTAAAGAAATTTTAGAAAGCAAAAAAATTATAATCCCCTTAGAGGAAGCGGAAAATAAATTAGAAGAAGTGGTAGTCATGCCATTTCATCTAACAGGAGATTTATCTAAAGATGCAGGCAATTTAAAACAAGCAGCAGTATCTTCTACTTCCTTAGGTTTGCCAAATACGCATGTGGTGAAAATGACCTATAATGAACGTAAATTATTGGAGGCAGATCGGGGAACTATGCTAAGAGTTCTTCCGTTAGGTTTTGCTATTAATACACATAAGATATTAAATAGAATTTCGGGTCGTACGAAGATGCTTAAAGAGCGCATTGTCAGAGAGGAAAAGAATAATTCAGTAGAGCAATTATTGGCCTACTATCCAGAGGCTATTATTACTGAAAATCTAAAAATTCCGGACCTGCAACTTCATGAGTTTATATATTTCTGCGAAGTAGATAAGAATTTTAACTTCTTATTAAAATCAGAAAATCAATTAATACTTTGGGAGTTTTTAGAGCGTAAAAGCAAAGTGTTTCTAAAACAGAATAAGCCAGATTAGTTTTACCTTTGGCATAAGCTTTGCTTAATTAATATTGAAAATAAGCACTAAATTTTATGAAATCACTAAAGAAGAGTTTTTTAATTTTATTAGTACCCTTGTTTGCTTTTACTGCCGTGCATAAGTTCTATGTCACGGTAACTAATATCGCCTATTCAGAGAAAGAAGATGCCATACAAATTACCTCGCGTATTTTTATAGATGATTTGGAAAAGGCTTTTAAAGAGCGTTATGCTATTAGATCAAAAATGGCAACCGAGAATGAATTGAAAGATGTAGATGCATATATTGAAAAGTATATTAGGTCAAAGTTCATCGTTACCATTAATCAAAAGCAGCGAGAATACACCTATATCGGTAAAAAATACGATAATGATGTGGTGGTAGTTTATTTAGAGATTCCGAAGGTGAATTACCCTGAAATAAAATCTATTTCTGTTACAAATGAAATTTTGACAGACATGTTTGAAGAGCAACAGAATGTGGTTCATTTTAAACTTTCAGGAAAAAAGAAGAGTTTTGTACTTACGCGAGAAAATAATAAAGGAATGTTAAACTTAGATTAATACGTTAACAATTTCTTAAAAAGCTTTAATTTTCTAGCGACTAAATTAATTAATTCAAGAAATGAGCAAAATCAAGTACTACATTACAGCACTTTTGTTTGTGTTTGCGAGTATTCTAAGCGCACAAGACACAGAAGTTAAAGAGAAAGCAGCGCCTCATGGCAATGTGAACAAATTTAAGCAGATGTATGAAGAGTTCGCAACTCCAAATACATATAGATCTGCATCTGGAGCTCCAGGTCCTAATTACTATCAGCAACAAGCTGATTATAAGATGGATATTACACTAGATGATAAAAATGCAAAGATCTTTGGCGAAGAAACAATTACGTATACCAACAATTCTCCAGACAATTTAGAGTTTTTATGGTTGCAGTTAGATCAAAACGTTCGTACAAAAAATACGAAGTCGGATTTAAGAAATGAATCAGCGGCGCCTTTTGCAAGTACGGTAGAGAATTTCTCAGGTACATTTATGACAGCATCTTTTGATGGTGGTTTTAATATTGAGTACGTTAAAGATGCTAATGGTAAAGCATTGCCATACACGATTAACCAAACTATGATGCGTGTAGATTTACCTACACCTTTGAAAAGTAAAGATCAAATTTCTTTAAAAATTAAATGGAATTATAACATTCCAGATCATACCGTAAGTAGAGCGCGTTCTGGCTATGAGTATTTTCCAGAGGATGGAAACCGTGCCTATGTTATTGCGCAGTTTTTCCCAAGAATGGCGGTTTATAGCGATGTAGAAGGATGGCAAAACCATCAGTTCTGGGGGAATGGCGAGTTTGCACTTCCTTTTGGTGATTACGAAGTGAATATTACAGTTCCTGCAGATCATATTCTAGATGGTACAGGAGAGCTTCAAAATACAAAAGACGTTTTTTCTAAAGAAATGATGAAGCGTTATGAATTGGCTAAAAAGTCATATGATAAGCCTGTAATTATTGTTACGCAAGCAGAAGCAGAAGCGGCCGAAAAAGGTTTTTCTGATAAAACAAAAACTTGGAAGCTGAAAGCTAAAAATGTGCGTGATTTTGGTTTTGCAACTTCAAGAAAGTTTATTTGGGACATGCAAGCAGTGCAATTAGGTGGCAGAACTGTTATGGCAGTTTCAATGTACCCAAAAGAAGGTAATCCTTTATGGGAAGAATATTCTACAAAAGCAGTAGCACATACCTTAAGATCATACTCTTCTCACACGTTTGATTATCCTTATCCTAAAGCAATTTCTGTTCATGCTAAAAATCAAGGAATGGAATATCCAATGATTTGTTGGAATTACGGAAGGCCAGAAAAAGATGGTACTTATTCTGACCGCGTGAAGTACGGAATGATTAGTGTTATTATTCATGAAGTAGGTCATAACTTCTTCCCGATGATTGTAAACTCTGACGAACGTCAGTGGGGTTGGATGGATGAAGGTTTAGATACGTTCATGCAATATATGGCAGAACAAGAGTTTGGTGAAGCATATCCTGCAGCAATTGCACCAAATGATAAATACCCGTCTAGAAGAGGGGAGCCTTCTAAGATTGTACCTTACATGAGTGGTGATCAAGATTATATTTCACCAATTATGTCTAATCCTGAAAATGTTTTTCAATTAGGAAATAATGCGTACGGTAAACCAGCTACAGCCCTTAATATTTTAAGAGAAACGGTAATGGGCAGAGAATTGTTTGACCATGCGTTTAAAACATATTCTCACAGATGGATGTTTAAGCACCCAACTCCAGAAGATTTTTTCCGTACGATGGAAGATGCTTCTGCAGTAGATTTAGATTGGTACTGGAGAGGTTGGTTCTACACAACTAACTTTGTTGATATAGGTGTTGGCAGTGTAAAAAAATATATAGTTACAGATAAGCCAACAGCTAAAATGAAAGAATATGCAGCGGCTAGAAATCAAGATATAAAAGATCTTCCGCCATTAGTATATTTAGCAGAAGAAGGTTCAGAAGATTATGATGAGTCTTTAAAAGGAAAAGTAGCATCAGAAATTTCTAAGCCATTAAAAGAATTTATGATGGATACTATGACACCTGCAGAAAGAGCAGCTGTTAAAGAACCTAAATTCTTCTATGAAGTTACTTTTACTAAACCAGGAGGTATTCCAATGCCATTAATTGTTGAATATACGTATGCAGACGGTACTACAGAGAATGTTACCTATCCTCCAGAAATTTGGAGAAAGAATGACAAGGAAGTAACCCGCATGCTTTCTTTACAAAAAGAATTGACTAGTGTTGTTGTAGATCCAAAAGCAGAAACAGCAGATATTGATACAACAAATAACTCATGGCCTAAGAAAGAAGAGCAATCAGATTTTGATAAGTTTAAAAACGATCAAGAAGATTAATCTTTAATCAAAACAAAGGTTTATTGTAGTAATAAAGCCAAGAATGAAAACACTATGTTTTTGTTCTTGGCTTTATTCATTTTATAACTTTACCTACAGGTGGTTTGCAATATGTTAAATGTTTGAAAAGGAGAATTATGTTTTATTCTTTTTTTTATGCGACTGACAAACTTCTCATTATATTTGTAGTATGTTAATGACACATTTTTTATTTATAAGTGGTGGGGAGATATTCTTCATACTTTTTATAGTGGTGATGGTATTTGGAGCTGATAAAATTCCAGATATTGCCCGTGGTTTAGGAAAAGGGATGCGTCAATTAAAAGATGCTACTGAAGATATTAAACAAGAAATTCAGAAAAGTGCAGATAAGCAAGGTATTAATACCGACTTCACAAAAGACATTAAAAACCAAATAGATAAAGTTAAGGAGAACATTAACGACGTTACGGGCACCATTAAGAGAAAGTAATTATGTTCGATAAATTGTTAACCTGGGATAGGGAAACTTTTATTTATTTAAACAGTCTAGGAATTGAAGAGTACGACCAGTTTTGGAGTATTGCTACAAATATCTCTACTTGGATTCCTCTTTATGTGCTATTCCTCTTTTTAGTGATGTATAAGAAGAGCAAAAAAGAAAAAATTCAAAAAATACTTACGGCTGTTTTAATGTTGCTTTTTGTGTTGCTTCTTACAGGAGTAACAAAAGAATTAGTTGGGAGAATACGCCCAAGTGCAGACGCTGAAATAAACACGTTAATTCGTATTATAAAAGGTTCTGATGGCTTTAGTTTCTTTTCTGGTCATTCTGCTTATTCCTTTGCATTAACCACCATTGTGGTACTCTTTATAAAAGACACCTTTAAATGGAGCTGGGCATTTTATATTTGGCCTATATTCTTAGCATTCAGTCGTATTTATGTGGGAGTGCATTATCCTGTAGATTTAATAACTGGTGCTATTGTAGGTATATTATCTGGTAATTTATTTTACGGAATTTATTTAAAAATTATAGCACCCTACTCAAGGTTAAGCCGTCCCGAATAGGTAATAATACGGTTTCAACTCTTGGGTCTTCTTTTAATTTTTTGTTATACTCTAGTAATATTTTAGTCACTTTATCTTTGGGATTTAGGGGTTCTACCACTTTTCCAGACCATAAGACATTATCAGATAATATGACACTTCCAGATTTTGTTTTCTTAAGGACGGCCTCAAAATAATGGTCATAGCTCGCTTTTTCGGCATCAATAAAAATTAAATCAAATGTTTCGTTTAATTCTGGAATAATTTTAAGCGCATCTCCAGTGTGTTGCCTAATCTGATTACCGAATCCACTTTTATCAAAATATTTACGCTGCATGTCTACCAGCTCTTCATTGACATCAATGGTATGTAGTGTGCCATTTTTTTGTAATCCTTCAGCCAAACAAATCGCAGAGTAGCCCGTGTATGTGCCAATTTCTAAAATAGTTTTAGGATTAATAATTTTAGATAACAAGCTTAATGCTCTTCCTTGAAAATGACCCGTAATCATTCTGGGTTGTATTACTCTTAAATGGGTATCTTTCGTAAGC
This genomic stretch from Cellulophaga algicola DSM 14237 harbors:
- a CDS encoding O-methyltransferase → MHFLSPLLENYIADNSQLEPEVLQELTKDTHLRVIQPRMITGHFQGRALSLLSKIINPKTILEIGTYTGYSAICLAEGLQKNGTLHTIDVNEELVDMQRKYFDKSGFGNQIRQHTGDALKIIPELNETFDLIFIDAEKASYDHYFEAVLKKTKSGSVILSDNVLWSGKVVEPLNPKDKVTKILLEYNKKLKEDPRVETVLLPIRDGLTLSRVL
- a CDS encoding DUF6702 family protein, whose translation is MKSLKKSFLILLVPLFAFTAVHKFYVTVTNIAYSEKEDAIQITSRIFIDDLEKAFKERYAIRSKMATENELKDVDAYIEKYIRSKFIVTINQKQREYTYIGKKYDNDVVVVYLEIPKVNYPEIKSISVTNEILTDMFEEQQNVVHFKLSGKKKSFVLTRENNKGMLNLD
- a CDS encoding M1 family metallopeptidase, producing MSKIKYYITALLFVFASILSAQDTEVKEKAAPHGNVNKFKQMYEEFATPNTYRSASGAPGPNYYQQQADYKMDITLDDKNAKIFGEETITYTNNSPDNLEFLWLQLDQNVRTKNTKSDLRNESAAPFASTVENFSGTFMTASFDGGFNIEYVKDANGKALPYTINQTMMRVDLPTPLKSKDQISLKIKWNYNIPDHTVSRARSGYEYFPEDGNRAYVIAQFFPRMAVYSDVEGWQNHQFWGNGEFALPFGDYEVNITVPADHILDGTGELQNTKDVFSKEMMKRYELAKKSYDKPVIIVTQAEAEAAEKGFSDKTKTWKLKAKNVRDFGFATSRKFIWDMQAVQLGGRTVMAVSMYPKEGNPLWEEYSTKAVAHTLRSYSSHTFDYPYPKAISVHAKNQGMEYPMICWNYGRPEKDGTYSDRVKYGMISVIIHEVGHNFFPMIVNSDERQWGWMDEGLDTFMQYMAEQEFGEAYPAAIAPNDKYPSRRGEPSKIVPYMSGDQDYISPIMSNPENVFQLGNNAYGKPATALNILRETVMGRELFDHAFKTYSHRWMFKHPTPEDFFRTMEDASAVDLDWYWRGWFYTTNFVDIGVGSVKKYIVTDKPTAKMKEYAAARNQDIKDLPPLVYLAEEGSEDYDESLKGKVASEISKPLKEFMMDTMTPAERAAVKEPKFFYEVTFTKPGGIPMPLIVEYTYADGTTENVTYPPEIWRKNDKEVTRMLSLQKELTSVVVDPKAETADIDTTNNSWPKKEEQSDFDKFKNDQED
- a CDS encoding carboxypeptidase-like regulatory domain-containing protein, whose protein sequence is MLLIRPLKHFFVFLLLAVSFSSQAQSHFSKEIEGKVSSADGDVAATHVLNVSTKKAAITDIDGFFRILASLQDTLVFSAIQYQRKEIVVTAEILTSKTIYITLNPALNELKEVVVMPYNLTGNLTTDMKSEPVVVAATLGLPNAYVVKKTQSERKLNEATTGGGLVPINPIINAITGRTKMLKDRVKRDEKYARTERVRAFYMDTLYVTELKIPALKIDDFLYFCEVDDSFSSVVDTHDKIRIWEFLRKKSKVYRENNNIEAP
- a CDS encoding Sec-independent protein translocase subunit TatA/TatB, whose amino-acid sequence is MTHFLFISGGEIFFILFIVVMVFGADKIPDIARGLGKGMRQLKDATEDIKQEIQKSADKQGINTDFTKDIKNQIDKVKENINDVTGTIKRK
- the pepE gene encoding dipeptidase PepE gives rise to the protein MKKLLLASTSTLHGEAYLAYLLETLEVFFKDVKTITFIPYARPSGISHDAYTALVAKAFAKIGKEVIGLHTFEDARTGIQNAEAFFTGGGNTFLLVKQLHELAAMIPLKDKVTKGTPYFGTSAGSNIAGINMQTTNDMPIVYPPSFNTLGLVNFNINAHYLDPDPKSNHNGETRETRIKEFHCFNTTPVVGLREGSFIYIENDISTLKGAFEARIFEQNKVPYEGINLHF
- a CDS encoding beta strand repeat-containing protein, with the protein product MHKFNFKAVVIIAFLLLGAGFLNAQVKIGNNPQTINPASLLELESIDKAFVINRVNTAQMNAILPLEGAMVYNTEEQCLHYYDGLQWINICEAFGENLSFTSEALENPGNFESISITKTTDTNYNFEVGLLNASNIQDGTMGTTKLVDGAVTQNKLADNAVSNAKIQNGAIQPGKMAAGLPNTILQTNASSFVEWAPLNVDNVSGKLLSNELVAGTGTDNSIIVTNGDGATLKDTQIRVADAGITNVKLGPDAVTTDKILNETILSEDILDGTIAEVDVADDAITNAKLADDAVNTAEIVDDAVTTEKIGTTAGDENKILGTSATGDPEWQDAATIAANLGEDVTSTNGSITGTALDAALVAMDLEVNVDGTTLQVDAVNGVQVADDGINSAKILNETVQSEDILDGTIADADLLDRTITPSKLADGTTAGEILRYDGTDWVLADQSTLAITEVDGIIGNEVTGVTNPTLTLSGAGSNVDPLTLAVSADGITENELADNAVSTDKILDANVTDDKLDKAGISLTGFAVPTADLSVGTFKLTDVADPTLDQDAATKIYVDTQITGSNALADATIFIGDATGTAQANTITGDATLTNTGFLEIEDDAITTVKILDANVTDEKLNKAGISLTGFAVPTADLSIGSFKLTDVADPTLDQDAATKIYVDTQITGSNALTDANIFIGDGSGIAQPNTITGDATLTNTGFLEIEDDAITTVKILDANVTDEKLNKAGISLTGFAVPTADLSVGTFKLTDVADPTLDQDAATKIYVDTQITGSNALADATIFIGDGSGIAQPNTITGDATLTNTGFLEIEDNVITATNLNADVAGAGLENDATTNALNVLVDNTTIEIDATNGLQVIDNSIGTSKIEDNSIVDADVNAGAAIDGSKINPVFTDNVSTTGTLSTTGTATIGANTITNVDGTVGQILTTDGAGAATWQDPATSIPMGTAGSIFFSDGASGLVENNTELFWDSTNNRFGIGTNAPTNKFQVTGAIRSQGFLNSNGSTTEPSYRFGDDTNTGMSRPAADEIGFSVGGIEALNIDETSGNTSVIVREKLKLEGTLEDANSSVGTAGQVLTSTATGTEWKAPAVVAMGMVNQAANGSTTPPLASSPTKENGAVTSKISTGYYRVTFITGNTRADRLYTIQLTLLGSTGTASTIRVYAASLATAPTTTQFEVETLNSAGARVDSSWYYTVTDF
- a CDS encoding carboxypeptidase-like regulatory domain-containing protein, which codes for MKFANEHLVVVLLFLAIGVGAQEHQVALEGNVQVVNSELAGIHVQNVSTQKATITDGYGFFSIVVSLKDTLLFSSVQLKKKELVITKEILESKKIIIPLEEAENKLEEVVVMPFHLTGDLSKDAGNLKQAAVSSTSLGLPNTHVVKMTYNERKLLEADRGTMLRVLPLGFAINTHKILNRISGRTKMLKERIVREEKNNSVEQLLAYYPEAIITENLKIPDLQLHEFIYFCEVDKNFNFLLKSENQLILWEFLERKSKVFLKQNKPD
- a CDS encoding carboxypeptidase-like regulatory domain-containing protein — protein: MKKIILLVLLGTFSIAQSFAQDEERTYLRGKVMYRNSNVQNENVINVNTELGVITNTSGEFAINVKVGDELVFTALNYQMKRVIITPEILANNRLVVEVNEKVTELDEVVVGPENQEAFLIVKNEEFKKYEYGIDETSRVENIAMSDQERGMQNGINFVNIFKAIKKGIKNEDGTAAEPAPRLKVSDVLRQVYDDQFFVSDLQLPQDKITQFLYYCDTRLPEQSLLKKTNEFELIDFLVNASKDFRAQLDDKN
- a CDS encoding phosphatase PAP2 family protein, which translates into the protein MFDKLLTWDRETFIYLNSLGIEEYDQFWSIATNISTWIPLYVLFLFLVMYKKSKKEKIQKILTAVLMLLFVLLLTGVTKELVGRIRPSADAEINTLIRIIKGSDGFSFFSGHSAYSFALTTIVVLFIKDTFKWSWAFYIWPIFLAFSRIYVGVHYPVDLITGAIVGILSGNLFYGIYLKIIAPYSRLSRPE